The following proteins come from a genomic window of Elusimicrobiota bacterium:
- a CDS encoding DUF3185 family protein produces the protein MSTHKIFSIALLVGGGVLIMYGMNASDSFRSDVSRFFTGSPTNKTVWLFVGGIVVGVLGLMGLSRGK, from the coding sequence ATGTCCACCCATAAAATCTTCTCGATCGCGCTCTTGGTCGGGGGGGGTGTTTTGATTATGTACGGGATGAACGCGTCCGATTCGTTCCGGTCCGATGTGTCGCGCTTTTTTACCGGTTCGCCGACCAACAAAACCGTCTGGCTGTTTGTGGGCGGGATCGTCGTCGGTGTTTTGGGGCTGATGGGATTATCACGGGGGAAATAA
- a CDS encoding DUF502 domain-containing protein: MKSEYAFKKTIAKGLRVVTPVLIIGAVTLGVFTGLESITASALRRVLPKTFYFPGLGVVFLTAVIYAVGLVMNTRVVQRLSDCWEHLMGRIPFIKSIYGAVQDTVLFLSSTKTKKFNKVVSLTLKESGLRLIGFVTQENLFSMPALTGTADMVIVYLPMSYQIGGYMALVPRSALEPVNMSIEDASRLVFTAGMSIQKRGPLEAPIGGAFREPRLQEATHVHP, translated from the coding sequence ATGAAAAGCGAATACGCGTTTAAAAAAACCATCGCCAAGGGACTTCGGGTCGTCACCCCCGTTTTAATCATCGGCGCGGTGACCCTCGGGGTGTTTACCGGTTTGGAGTCCATCACCGCCTCGGCCCTTCGGCGGGTCCTGCCGAAAACCTTTTACTTCCCGGGCTTGGGCGTCGTTTTTTTAACGGCGGTGATTTACGCGGTGGGGTTGGTCATGAACACCCGGGTGGTTCAGCGTTTATCGGACTGCTGGGAGCATCTGATGGGGCGAATTCCATTCATAAAATCCATTTACGGCGCCGTGCAAGACACGGTGCTCTTCCTCTCCAGCACAAAAACAAAAAAGTTCAACAAGGTGGTTTCCTTAACCCTAAAAGAATCCGGCCTGCGGCTGATCGGTTTTGTCACCCAGGAAAACCTTTTTTCCATGCCCGCGCTGACCGGGACAGCGGACATGGTCATTGTTTACCTACCCATGAGTTACCAGATCGGCGGGTACATGGCCCTGGTCCCACGGTCGGCGCTGGAACCCGTCAATATGTCCATCGAAGACGCCAGCCGTCTGGTTTTCACGGCGGGAATGTCGATACAAAAACGCGGTCCCCTCGAGGCGCCGATCGGCGGCGCTTTCCGGGAACCGCGCCTCCAGGAGGCAACACATGTCCACCCATAA
- a CDS encoding tetratricopeptide repeat protein has protein sequence MIPLKRNSWFPIYPWVLAFALGCSALSPRRARVTDPLTAEQHRELGVSYESQGLTALAIEQFDAAIRGDRRDPPGWMARGNIAFTSRDFKKAESCFRRALRLDPDNAVAANNLAMVYLERGDRYKLAEQLARKAIDRGGAVRPYALETLARLYTIEGRFPEATLLLDEAESLAAPGDEPLRQQLARSRAALAPGVSIPTP, from the coding sequence ATGATTCCACTGAAACGCAATTCGTGGTTCCCAATATATCCATGGGTCTTGGCGTTCGCCCTGGGGTGTTCCGCTTTGTCGCCCCGGCGCGCGCGGGTCACCGACCCTTTGACCGCGGAACAGCATCGGGAACTCGGCGTGTCCTACGAATCCCAGGGGTTGACCGCCTTGGCTATTGAACAATTCGACGCGGCCATTCGTGGCGACCGGCGTGACCCGCCGGGATGGATGGCGCGGGGCAACATCGCCTTCACGAGCCGGGATTTTAAAAAAGCCGAGTCCTGTTTTCGCCGCGCCCTGCGGCTGGACCCCGACAACGCCGTGGCCGCCAACAACCTGGCCATGGTTTACTTGGAGCGTGGGGACCGTTATAAGTTGGCGGAACAACTCGCCCGGAAGGCGATCGACCGGGGCGGGGCCGTTCGGCCCTACGCTTTGGAAACCCTGGCCCGCCTTTACACAATCGAAGGACGCTTCCCCGAAGCGACGCTTTTATTGGACGAAGCCGAATCCCTCGCCGCCCCGGGCGACGAACCCTTGCGCCAACAATTGGCGCGAAGCCGGGCCGCCCTGGCGCCCGGCGTTTCGATCCCCACGCCATGA
- a CDS encoding C39 family peptidase — MSLPTGSRKPTWLVGGLLGLWGLGCAGFQPRAPLPAPQADPAGDPRSLVVPFYPDKTDQCGPAALASVLSFWGRGVDARTLKKEIYLAHLKGALAIDLLIAAQDRGFQAQLYEGDIEDLKTQVREGRPIIAFINRGTRMFPIGHYVVVTGYSESRRGLFVHSGDTPNRFVPTSRFLKQWEKTSRTTLRIDGPVP, encoded by the coding sequence ATGTCCCTTCCCACCGGTTCGAGAAAGCCGACCTGGCTTGTCGGCGGTCTTCTCGGACTGTGGGGTTTGGGGTGCGCGGGTTTCCAACCCCGCGCGCCCCTCCCCGCGCCTCAGGCGGACCCCGCGGGCGATCCACGCTCGCTGGTGGTCCCCTTTTACCCGGACAAAACCGACCAATGCGGGCCCGCCGCCCTGGCCAGCGTCTTGTCTTTTTGGGGACGGGGCGTGGACGCGCGCACCTTAAAAAAAGAGATCTATCTCGCGCACCTCAAAGGGGCTCTCGCGATCGATCTGCTGATCGCCGCCCAGGACCGGGGCTTCCAGGCGCAATTGTACGAGGGCGACATCGAGGACCTCAAAACCCAGGTGCGGGAAGGACGCCCGATCATCGCTTTTATCAACCGCGGAACGCGGATGTTCCCCATCGGGCATTACGTTGTCGTCACCGGTTACAGCGAAAGCCGTCGGGGCCTTTTCGTCCATTCGGGGGACACCCCGAATCGGTTCGTCCCCACCTCGCGTTTTTTAAAACAATGGGAAAAAACCAGCCGCACAACGCTGCGCATTGATGGCCCGGTCCCTTAA
- a CDS encoding PA2779 family protein — translation MIKETVLFFKKSLVGTLVLTTTLTMTLPPRAWAMLAPVEAMGEGKNATSTRAEDLKTIQKSLESKILRERLADLKLSPEQIDARLSRLSDAQLHQTASRIKSINPGGDAGGLLITVLLVAILVGIFFYVFRRI, via the coding sequence ATGATAAAAGAAACCGTGTTGTTTTTTAAAAAGTCCTTGGTCGGAACGTTGGTGCTGACGACGACCTTGACCATGACCTTGCCCCCGCGTGCCTGGGCCATGCTGGCGCCTGTCGAAGCGATGGGCGAAGGGAAGAACGCGACCTCCACCCGGGCTGAAGATCTTAAAACCATCCAAAAATCGTTGGAATCCAAAATTCTCCGGGAACGCCTCGCGGACCTCAAGCTAAGCCCGGAACAAATCGACGCGCGATTGAGCCGCCTTTCCGACGCTCAACTGCATCAAACCGCCTCGCGGATCAAATCGATAAATCCCGGTGGCGACGCGGGCGGTTTGTTGATCACGGTGCTGTTGGTGGCGATTCTGGTGGGTATATTCTTCTACGTGTTCCGGCGGATATAG
- a CDS encoding ferric reductase-like transmembrane domain-containing protein — MKRSGRRAPRGWFWGAGYFFVLAIPVTVAYLEGGLPGRGFWIDLAVAAGAVAFFCFCGQFVLTARFLPLGRSLGVDAELRFHGRMGTLGAGLVLVHAGILIAVAPGNLGYMNPGLGAPGGLILYGALLALGLLALSTLGRRALKIPYDLWRLTHGLLAGVVVVTGAVHILAVGFWTSNPLNRILVMGTAALALYALAHIRLVKPLMALRRPWVVSEVRYEAPKVWTLAVQALRHDGLRFAPGQYAWLTLGRNPFRLEQHPFTIASSAERNDRLEFVIKELGDFTSKMSSVAPDTTAYVEGPCGGMPWDTAPRGVVFLAGGVGITPALSMARTLRDRRDRRPFVLFYAASSEGKLVFREELERLRGELALTVVPVLETPPPGWTGETGYISREILDRHLPREGRNEWDYLICGPDPMIEQMHAHLTALGVPRRRQRSERFNWV; from the coding sequence ATGAAAAGGTCCGGACGAAGGGCCCCACGGGGTTGGTTCTGGGGGGCGGGGTATTTTTTTGTTTTGGCCATCCCGGTGACGGTGGCTTATCTTGAAGGGGGGCTTCCCGGGCGGGGGTTTTGGATTGATTTGGCGGTGGCGGCGGGGGCGGTGGCTTTTTTTTGTTTTTGCGGACAGTTCGTTTTGACGGCGCGGTTTTTGCCCCTGGGGCGTTCGCTGGGGGTGGACGCGGAGTTGCGCTTCCACGGGCGGATGGGAACGCTGGGCGCGGGGTTGGTGTTGGTCCACGCGGGGATCTTGATCGCCGTGGCGCCGGGCAACCTGGGTTATATGAACCCGGGCCTGGGCGCGCCGGGGGGATTGATTTTGTACGGGGCCCTGTTGGCCCTGGGACTGCTGGCTCTGTCAACCCTGGGGCGAAGGGCGCTGAAAATTCCCTACGACCTCTGGCGGCTGACCCACGGCCTGCTGGCCGGGGTTGTGGTGGTGACGGGCGCCGTTCACATTTTGGCGGTGGGGTTTTGGACCTCGAACCCCTTGAATCGAATTTTGGTGATGGGGACGGCGGCCCTGGCCCTGTACGCCTTGGCGCACATTCGCCTCGTGAAACCCCTGATGGCCCTGCGGCGCCCCTGGGTGGTTTCCGAGGTGCGCTACGAAGCGCCCAAGGTGTGGACCCTGGCCGTGCAAGCCTTGCGCCACGACGGCCTGCGCTTCGCCCCGGGCCAATACGCCTGGTTGACCCTGGGCCGGAACCCCTTTCGGCTGGAACAGCACCCGTTCACCATCGCGTCGTCGGCGGAACGGAACGACCGGCTGGAGTTTGTGATTAAAGAGTTGGGGGATTTCACCTCGAAAATGTCGTCGGTGGCGCCGGACACCACGGCCTATGTGGAAGGCCCCTGCGGCGGCATGCCCTGGGACACCGCCCCGCGGGGCGTGGTGTTTTTGGCGGGGGGGGTCGGGATCACCCCGGCCTTGTCGATGGCGCGGACCCTGCGGGACCGAAGGGACCGGCGGCCGTTTGTATTATTCTACGCGGCGTCGAGCGAGGGAAAATTGGTGTTCCGGGAGGAACTGGAGCGGCTGCGGGGGGAACTGGCGTTGACGGTCGTTCCCGTTTTGGAAACGCCGCCCCCCGGGTGGACGGGGGAGACGGGCTATATTTCCCGGGAGATCCTGGACCGCCATCTGCCCCGGGAAGGGCGAAACGAATGGGACTACCTGATTTGCGGACCGGACCCGATGATCGAACAAATGCACGCCCATTTGACCGCCCTGGGCGTGCCGCGCCGCCGGCAACGGTCGGAGCGGTTTAACTGGGTTTGA